One Streptomyces sp. L2 genomic window carries:
- a CDS encoding alpha-ketoacid dehydrogenase subunit beta, which produces MAEKMAMAKAINESLRRALETDPKVVVMGEDVGKLGGVFRVTDGLQKDFGDSRVIDTPLAESGIVGTAIGLALRGYRPVVEIQFDGFVFPAYDQIVTQLAKMHARSLGKIKLPVVVRIPYGGGIGAVEHHSESPEALFAHVSGLKIVSPSNASDAYWMMQQAIQSDDPVIYFEPKRRYWDKAEVDREAIPAPLHKAQVVREGTDLTLAAYGPMVKLCQEVANAAAEEGKSLEVLDLRSVSPLDFDSVQASVEKTRRLVVVHEAPVFFGSGAEIAARITERCFYHLEAPVLRVGGYHAPYPPARLEEEYLPGLDRVLDAVDRALAY; this is translated from the coding sequence ATGGCCGAGAAGATGGCGATGGCCAAGGCCATCAACGAATCGCTCCGCCGCGCCCTGGAGACGGACCCCAAGGTCGTCGTCATGGGCGAGGACGTCGGCAAGCTCGGCGGCGTGTTCCGTGTGACGGACGGCCTCCAGAAGGACTTCGGCGACAGCCGTGTCATCGACACCCCGCTGGCGGAGTCCGGCATCGTCGGCACCGCCATCGGCCTGGCCCTGCGCGGCTACCGCCCGGTGGTGGAGATCCAGTTCGACGGCTTCGTCTTCCCGGCGTACGACCAGATCGTCACCCAGCTGGCCAAGATGCACGCCCGCTCGCTGGGCAAGATCAAGCTGCCGGTCGTCGTCCGCATCCCCTACGGCGGCGGCATCGGCGCGGTCGAGCACCACTCCGAGTCCCCCGAGGCGCTGTTCGCGCACGTGTCCGGGCTCAAGATCGTCAGCCCTTCCAACGCGTCGGACGCGTACTGGATGATGCAGCAGGCCATCCAGAGCGACGACCCGGTGATCTACTTCGAGCCCAAGCGGCGCTACTGGGACAAGGCCGAGGTGGACCGGGAGGCGATCCCGGCCCCGCTGCACAAGGCGCAGGTGGTCCGCGAGGGCACCGACCTCACCCTGGCGGCGTACGGCCCGATGGTGAAGCTGTGCCAGGAGGTCGCGAACGCGGCGGCCGAGGAGGGCAAGTCCCTGGAGGTCCTCGACCTGCGCTCGGTCTCGCCGCTCGACTTCGACTCCGTCCAGGCCTCGGTCGAGAAGACCCGCCGCCTGGTCGTGGTCCACGAGGCACCGGTGTTCTTCGGCTCCGGCGCGGAGATCGCCGCGAGGATCACCGAGCGCTGCTTCTACCACCTGGAGGCGCCGGTGCTCCGGGTCGGCGGCTATCACGCGCCGTACCCGCCGGCGCGCCTGGAGGAGGAGTACCTGCCAGGGCTGGACCGGGTGCTCGACGCCGTCGACCGTGCCCTGGCGTACTGA
- the pdhA gene encoding pyruvate dehydrogenase (acetyl-transferring) E1 component subunit alpha, which yields MTVESSAARKPRRSAAGKAGTTGTKRTTRSTAKKSTDPELVQLLTPEGKRIANAEYDGYVDGITPEDLRGLYRDMVLTRRFDAEATALQRQGELGLWASLLGQEAAQIGSGRALRDDDYVFPTYREHGVAWCRGVDPTNLLGMFRGVNNGGWDPNSNNFHLYTIVIGSQTLHATGYAMGVTKDGADSAVIAYFGDGASSQGDVAEAFTFSAVYNAPVVFFCQNNQWAISEPTEKQSRVPLYQRAQGFGFPGVRVDGNDVLACLAVTQWALERARAGEGPTLVEAYTYRMGAHTTSDDPTRYRHDDERAAWEAKDPILRLRRFLEASNHADEGFFAELEAESEALGKRVREAVRAMPDPDHFAIFENVYADGHALVDEERAQFAAYQASFADEGGH from the coding sequence GTGACCGTGGAGAGCAGTGCCGCGCGTAAGCCGCGACGCAGCGCCGCAGGCAAGGCCGGCACCACCGGCACCAAGCGCACCACCCGCAGCACCGCGAAGAAGAGCACCGACCCCGAGCTCGTGCAGCTTCTGACGCCCGAGGGCAAGCGGATCGCCAACGCCGAGTACGACGGCTACGTCGACGGCATCACCCCCGAAGACCTGCGCGGCCTGTACCGCGACATGGTGCTCACCCGCCGCTTCGACGCCGAGGCCACCGCCCTGCAGCGCCAGGGCGAACTGGGCCTGTGGGCGTCCCTGCTCGGCCAGGAGGCCGCCCAGATCGGCTCCGGGCGGGCGCTGCGCGACGACGACTACGTCTTCCCGACCTACCGCGAGCACGGCGTCGCCTGGTGCCGCGGGGTGGACCCGACCAACCTGCTCGGCATGTTCCGCGGTGTGAACAACGGCGGCTGGGACCCCAACAGCAACAACTTCCACCTGTACACGATCGTCATCGGCTCCCAGACCCTGCACGCCACCGGCTACGCCATGGGCGTGACCAAGGACGGCGCGGACTCGGCGGTCATCGCCTACTTCGGCGACGGCGCCTCCAGCCAGGGCGACGTGGCCGAGGCGTTCACCTTCTCCGCGGTCTACAACGCGCCGGTCGTGTTCTTCTGCCAGAACAACCAGTGGGCGATCTCCGAGCCCACCGAGAAGCAGAGCCGCGTCCCGCTGTACCAGCGCGCGCAGGGCTTCGGCTTCCCGGGCGTCCGGGTGGACGGCAACGACGTCCTGGCCTGCCTCGCGGTCACCCAGTGGGCGCTGGAGCGGGCGCGCGCCGGCGAGGGCCCCACCCTGGTCGAGGCGTACACCTACCGCATGGGCGCGCACACCACCTCCGACGACCCCACCCGCTACCGCCACGACGACGAGCGTGCCGCCTGGGAGGCGAAGGACCCGATCCTGCGCCTTCGCCGGTTCCTGGAGGCGTCAAACCACGCGGACGAGGGATTCTTCGCGGAACTTGAGGCCGAGTCCGAGGCGTTGGGCAAACGAGTGCGCGAAGCGGTCCGCGCCATGCCCGACCCGGACCACTTCGCCATCTTCGAGAACGTGTACGCGGACGGGCACGCGCTCGTCGACGAGGAGCGAGCGCAGTTCGCCGCCTACCAGGCGTCGTTCGCGGATGAAGGGGGTCACTGA
- a CDS encoding phosphotransferase, producing MSALLRLYSAGTAVSCEPVDLGLLNRAYRLCTTRGHYFLKHHSDPDTADPESIERRHRATERLAGLGVPVALPLAQRDGRTVAVVGGHAYALHPWIDGGHRHGGQLTRSESARLGALLGAVHACLERVMPPKGRTRPATSPHPVESPDPADTFALIDDLLDRVGRHRPGDAFDTLARQRLLERRALLEQHLGRRPPRGGAVGWVHGDFHPFNLLYKENAPAAIVDWDRLGVQPRAEEAVRAAAIFFLRAAGALDLPKVRAYARAYRRASRATPSELAAAVHRVWWERLNDFWMLRWHYERGDTRADCQFPAASALVAWWTRAYEAVCEAFTE from the coding sequence GTGAGCGCCCTCCTGCGCCTCTACTCCGCCGGTACGGCCGTCTCGTGCGAGCCCGTCGACCTGGGCCTGCTGAACCGCGCATACCGGCTGTGCACGACCCGCGGCCACTATTTCCTCAAGCACCACTCCGATCCGGACACCGCCGACCCCGAGTCCATCGAGCGCCGGCACCGGGCGACCGAGCGGCTGGCCGGCCTCGGCGTCCCGGTCGCGCTCCCGCTGGCCCAGCGGGACGGCCGTACGGTGGCCGTCGTCGGGGGCCACGCCTACGCGCTGCACCCCTGGATCGACGGCGGACACCGGCACGGCGGACAGCTCACCCGCAGCGAGAGCGCACGCCTGGGGGCGTTGCTGGGCGCCGTGCACGCCTGCCTGGAGCGCGTGATGCCGCCCAAGGGGCGCACACGGCCCGCCACGAGCCCCCATCCCGTGGAGAGCCCGGACCCCGCGGACACCTTCGCCCTGATCGACGACCTGCTCGACCGGGTCGGCCGCCACCGGCCCGGCGACGCCTTCGACACACTCGCCCGGCAGCGGCTCCTGGAACGGCGCGCCCTCCTGGAGCAGCACCTGGGCCGGCGACCCCCGCGCGGCGGCGCGGTGGGCTGGGTGCACGGCGACTTCCACCCGTTCAACCTGCTCTACAAGGAGAACGCCCCCGCCGCCATCGTCGACTGGGACCGGCTAGGCGTGCAGCCGCGCGCGGAAGAGGCCGTACGCGCGGCCGCGATCTTCTTCCTGCGGGCGGCGGGGGCACTGGACCTGCCCAAGGTGCGGGCGTACGCGCGCGCGTACCGGCGTGCCAGCCGCGCCACCCCGTCCGAGCTGGCGGCCGCCGTGCACCGGGTGTGGTGGGAACGCCTGAACGACTTCTGGATGCTGCGCTGGCACTACGAGCGCGGCGACACGCGTGCGGACTGCCAGTTCCCGGCCGCCTCCGCACTCGTCGCGTGGTGGACGCGCGCGTACGAGGCGGTGTGCGAGGCGTTCACGGAGTGA
- a CDS encoding protein kinase → MAQTHSAQGPSDPEATGGGMSETPEMWGNGGLVGDGRYRLTHRLGRGGMAEVFAAEDVRLGRTVAVKLLRADLAEDPVSKARFTREAQSVAGLNHHAIVAVYDSGEDVVGGQSVPYIVMELVEGRTIRDLLMNAEAPGPEQALIIVSGVLEALAYSHQHGIVHRDIKPANVIITHNGAVKVMDFGIARALHGASTTMTQTGMVMGTPQYLSPEQALGKAVDHRSDLYATGCLLYELLALRPPFTGETPLSVVYQHVQDPPVPPSQTSDGACPPELDGLVMRSLAKEPDDRFQTAEEMRGLVQYGLQMLYEAGGHTGTWNTGPVAVHDGRHTPAAGFAGTTVMPHPMDASGTTQIPQPMLPHGYGGGDDGGFEGHGNKGSGRGKLWILAVLAVIAIAAGVAFAFQNTGGHGTGTDTKPTQTHSKATKHETDDSTPSDQNTDQPTDTNTDDQTDPSTGQQQPPSYQPSYTPSQSESTEPSDEPSDTPSTGGGESSPETSPSEPSSPATGSAPDDGGDGDTTGDTAGL, encoded by the coding sequence ATGGCACAGACGCACAGCGCCCAGGGCCCGTCCGACCCCGAGGCGACTGGCGGCGGCATGTCTGAGACACCCGAGATGTGGGGCAACGGCGGGCTCGTCGGCGACGGCCGGTACCGGCTGACCCACCGGCTGGGCCGCGGCGGCATGGCCGAGGTGTTCGCCGCCGAGGACGTGCGCCTGGGCCGTACGGTCGCCGTCAAGCTGCTCCGCGCCGACCTGGCCGAGGACCCGGTCTCCAAGGCCCGCTTCACGCGCGAGGCCCAGTCCGTCGCCGGGCTCAACCACCACGCGATCGTCGCCGTGTACGACTCCGGTGAGGACGTGGTGGGCGGCCAGTCCGTGCCGTACATCGTGATGGAGCTGGTCGAGGGCCGCACCATCCGCGACCTGCTGATGAACGCCGAGGCACCGGGCCCCGAGCAGGCTCTGATCATCGTCTCCGGTGTGCTGGAGGCGCTCGCCTACTCGCACCAGCACGGCATCGTGCACCGCGACATCAAGCCCGCCAACGTCATCATCACGCACAACGGCGCGGTGAAGGTGATGGACTTCGGCATCGCCCGCGCCCTGCACGGCGCTTCGACGACGATGACGCAGACCGGCATGGTCATGGGCACGCCCCAGTACCTGTCCCCGGAACAGGCGCTCGGCAAGGCCGTCGACCACCGTTCCGACCTGTACGCGACCGGCTGCCTCCTCTACGAACTCCTCGCGCTGCGGCCCCCCTTCACCGGCGAGACCCCGCTCTCGGTGGTCTACCAGCACGTCCAGGACCCGCCGGTGCCGCCGTCCCAGACCTCGGACGGCGCCTGCCCGCCGGAACTCGACGGCCTCGTCATGCGTTCCCTCGCCAAGGAGCCCGACGACCGCTTCCAGACCGCCGAGGAGATGCGCGGCCTGGTCCAGTACGGCCTGCAGATGCTGTACGAGGCCGGCGGCCACACCGGAACCTGGAACACCGGACCGGTGGCCGTGCACGACGGCCGGCACACCCCGGCGGCCGGTTTCGCCGGGACCACCGTCATGCCGCACCCCATGGACGCCTCGGGCACCACGCAGATCCCGCAGCCGATGCTGCCGCACGGCTACGGGGGCGGCGACGACGGCGGCTTCGAGGGGCACGGCAACAAGGGCAGCGGCCGGGGCAAGCTGTGGATCCTCGCGGTGCTCGCGGTGATCGCCATCGCGGCCGGAGTCGCGTTCGCCTTCCAGAACACCGGCGGCCACGGCACCGGCACGGACACGAAGCCGACGCAGACCCACTCCAAGGCCACCAAGCACGAGACGGACGACTCGACGCCGTCCGACCAGAACACCGACCAGCCCACCGACACGAACACGGACGACCAGACGGACCCAAGCACCGGACAGCAGCAGCCGCCGTCCTACCAGCCGTCGTACACCCCGTCCCAGTCGGAGAGCACGGAGCCGAGCGACGAGCCGTCGGACACGCCGAGTACGGGAGGCGGCGAGTCGAGCCCGGAGACCAGTCCCTCGGAGCCGTCGTCACCGGCTACGGGCAGCGCGCCCGATGACGGGGGCGACGGGGACACCACGGGCGACACCGCGGGTCTGTGA
- a CDS encoding protein kinase, whose translation MSQDGAQGRYAGRALAGGRYQLRDLLGEGGMASVHLAYDAVLDRQVAVKTLHTELGREQAFRERFRREAQAVAKLTHTNIVSVFDTGEDDLDGMTTPYIVMEYIEGRPLGSVLEEDIRQHGAMPADQALKVTADVLAALEISHEMGLVHRDIKPGNVMMTKRGVVKVMDFGIARAMQSGVTSMTQTGMVVGTPQYLSPEQALGRGVDARSDLYSVGIMLFQLVTGRLPFEADSPLAIAYAHVQEEPVAPSSINRALPPAVDALVARALKKNPNERFPTAESMRDECLRVAASFQAAPPSIVPGAPQTQSGSGVGSAVFPPVDQATPAPTGPVQTPYQPTPTPNPYGTPAPNPYGTPAPTPAYGYPQQGGYQTPAGGYGQQGTSTPPPYNITPQAPPPASGSGGGGKSNKPVIIGSIVVSVVAVVGLIAALTLNGGGSDDKADKGGPSTSASPAHKPGYRGPDESKTIEKSECTEPEESYDDPKKIQLPDFQFKNIKSVKACFQAAGWEMKEIHVDENTYGEGTVMEQFPAAETDLDPQKMPTIQLKVSTGNPATG comes from the coding sequence ATGAGCCAGGACGGCGCACAGGGCCGGTACGCGGGGCGGGCGCTGGCCGGCGGCCGCTACCAGCTGCGCGACTTGCTCGGCGAGGGCGGCATGGCATCGGTGCACCTGGCGTACGACGCCGTGCTCGACCGTCAGGTCGCGGTCAAGACGCTCCACACGGAACTCGGCCGGGAACAGGCCTTCCGTGAGCGCTTCCGCCGCGAGGCGCAGGCCGTGGCCAAGCTCACGCACACCAACATCGTCTCCGTCTTCGACACCGGCGAGGACGATCTGGACGGCATGACGACGCCGTACATCGTCATGGAGTACATCGAGGGCCGCCCGCTGGGCTCCGTCCTCGAGGAGGACATCCGGCAGCACGGCGCCATGCCCGCCGACCAGGCGCTCAAGGTCACCGCCGACGTGCTGGCTGCGCTGGAGATCAGCCACGAGATGGGGCTGGTCCACCGCGACATCAAGCCCGGCAACGTGATGATGACCAAGCGCGGCGTGGTCAAGGTGATGGACTTCGGCATCGCGCGTGCCATGCAGTCCGGCGTCACCTCGATGACCCAGACCGGCATGGTCGTCGGCACCCCGCAGTACCTGTCGCCCGAGCAGGCCCTCGGCCGGGGCGTGGACGCCCGCTCCGACCTGTACTCGGTCGGCATCATGCTGTTCCAGCTGGTCACCGGGCGGCTGCCGTTCGAGGCGGACTCCCCGCTGGCGATCGCGTACGCGCACGTGCAGGAGGAGCCGGTCGCGCCCTCCTCGATCAACCGCGCGCTGCCGCCGGCGGTGGACGCGCTGGTCGCCCGCGCGCTGAAGAAGAACCCGAACGAGCGTTTCCCGACCGCCGAGTCCATGCGCGACGAGTGCCTGCGCGTCGCGGCGTCCTTCCAGGCGGCCCCGCCGAGCATCGTGCCGGGCGCCCCGCAGACGCAGAGCGGTTCCGGCGTGGGTTCCGCGGTGTTCCCGCCGGTCGACCAGGCGACCCCGGCCCCGACCGGCCCGGTCCAGACGCCGTACCAGCCGACGCCCACGCCGAACCCGTACGGCACGCCCGCACCGAACCCGTACGGCACGCCGGCGCCCACCCCGGCCTACGGCTACCCGCAGCAGGGCGGCTACCAGACGCCGGCCGGGGGGTACGGGCAACAGGGGACCTCGACCCCGCCGCCGTACAACATCACGCCCCAGGCGCCCCCGCCGGCGTCCGGCTCGGGCGGTGGCGGCAAGAGCAACAAGCCGGTGATCATCGGCTCGATCGTGGTGTCCGTCGTCGCCGTCGTCGGCCTGATCGCCGCGCTGACGCTGAACGGCGGCGGCAGCGACGACAAGGCGGACAAGGGCGGCCCGAGCACCTCGGCGTCCCCGGCGCACAAGCCGGGCTACCGCGGGCCGGATGAGTCCAAGACGATCGAGAAGTCCGAGTGCACGGAGCCGGAGGAGTCGTACGACGACCCGAAGAAGATCCAGCTGCCGGACTTCCAGTTCAAGAACATCAAGTCGGTCAAGGCGTGCTTCCAGGCGGCGGGCTGGGAGATGAAGGAGATCCACGTCGACGAGAACACGTACGGCGAGGGGACGGTCATGGAGCAGTTCCCCGCCGCGGAGACGGATCTCGACCCGCAGAAGATGCCGACCATCCAGCTCAAGGTGTCGACGGGCAACCCGGCGACCGGCTGA
- a CDS encoding bacterial proteasome activator family protein codes for MEMPRNDRSPENPQILVVGQDGMALGGGGDEDSREIPVTEQVEQPAKVMRIGSMIKQLLEEVRAAPLDEASRVRLKEIHASSVKELEDGLAPELVEELERLSLPFTDEGTPSDAELRIAQAQLVGWLEGLFHGIQTTLFAQQMAARAQLEQMRRALPPGAVHEDDGDPRAGGRSGGPYL; via the coding sequence ATGGAGATGCCGAGGAACGATAGATCGCCGGAGAACCCGCAGATCCTCGTCGTGGGCCAGGACGGCATGGCGCTCGGCGGCGGCGGGGACGAGGACTCCCGCGAGATCCCGGTGACGGAACAGGTGGAACAGCCGGCGAAGGTCATGCGGATCGGCAGCATGATCAAGCAGCTTCTGGAGGAGGTGCGGGCGGCGCCTCTGGACGAGGCCAGCCGGGTCCGGCTGAAGGAGATCCACGCCAGCTCGGTGAAGGAGCTGGAGGACGGCCTGGCGCCGGAGCTGGTCGAGGAACTGGAGCGGCTCTCCCTGCCGTTCACCGACGAGGGCACCCCGAGCGACGCGGAACTGCGGATCGCCCAGGCCCAGTTGGTGGGCTGGCTGGAAGGGCTGTTCCACGGCATCCAGACCACGCTGTTCGCGCAGCAGATGGCGGCGCGGGCGCAGCTGGAGCAGATGCGCCGGGCGCTGCCGCCGGGCGCGGTCCACGAGGACGACGGCGACCCGCGCGCGGGCGGCCGTTCGGGCGGCCCCTACCTGTAG
- a CDS encoding NAD(P)H-quinone oxidoreductase encodes MYAITIPEPGGPEALVWDEVPDAVPGEGEVLVEVVASAVNRADILQRQGFYNPPPGASPYPGLECSGRIAALGPGVSGWAVGDEVCALLSGGGYAQKVAVPAGQLLPVPAGVDLRHAAALPEVVSTVWSNVFMIAHLRPGETLLVHGGSSGIGTMAIQLAKAVGGKVAVTAGTKEKLEYCARLGADVLVNYREQDFVAEIKQATDGAGADVILDNMGAKYLDRNVQALAVSGRLAIIGMQGGAKGELNIGALLTKRAAISATSLRARPLGEKASIVAAVREHVWPLLAAGHVRPVVDRELPMPEAAEAHRVVEASGHIGKVLLVTP; translated from the coding sequence ATGTATGCGATCACGATTCCCGAACCTGGTGGTCCCGAGGCGCTGGTGTGGGACGAGGTCCCCGATGCGGTGCCCGGCGAGGGCGAGGTGCTGGTCGAGGTGGTGGCCAGCGCAGTCAACCGCGCCGACATCCTGCAGCGCCAGGGCTTCTACAACCCGCCGCCCGGCGCGTCCCCCTACCCCGGCCTGGAGTGCTCCGGCCGGATCGCCGCGCTCGGACCCGGCGTCTCCGGCTGGGCCGTCGGCGACGAGGTGTGCGCCCTGCTCTCTGGCGGCGGATACGCCCAGAAGGTCGCCGTTCCGGCCGGTCAGCTGCTGCCCGTGCCCGCCGGAGTCGACCTCCGGCACGCCGCGGCGCTGCCCGAAGTGGTGAGCACCGTCTGGTCCAACGTCTTCATGATCGCCCACCTGCGCCCGGGGGAGACGCTGCTCGTGCACGGCGGATCCAGCGGGATCGGCACCATGGCGATCCAGCTCGCCAAGGCCGTCGGTGGCAAGGTCGCGGTGACCGCCGGGACGAAGGAGAAGCTGGAGTACTGCGCCCGGCTCGGCGCGGACGTGCTCGTCAACTACCGCGAGCAGGACTTCGTCGCCGAGATCAAGCAGGCCACGGACGGAGCCGGCGCCGACGTCATCCTCGACAACATGGGCGCCAAGTACCTCGACCGCAACGTCCAGGCCCTCGCCGTCAGCGGTCGGCTCGCGATCATCGGCATGCAGGGCGGTGCCAAGGGCGAGCTGAACATCGGCGCGCTGCTCACCAAGCGGGCCGCCATCAGCGCCACCTCGCTGCGGGCACGCCCGCTGGGCGAGAAGGCGTCGATCGTGGCGGCCGTACGCGAACACGTGTGGCCGCTGCTGGCCGCCGGGCACGTCCGTCCCGTCGTCGACCGCGAGCTGCCGATGCCCGAGGCCGCCGAGGCGCACCGGGTGGTGGAGGCGAGCGGGCACATCGGCAAGGTGCTGCTGGTAACGCCGTAG
- a CDS encoding potassium channel family protein: MKLPGHDAIARQADEHLVTHRVKLPRKVVERPIRQVVRRLLMALLVLLATAFVVYADHDGYRDSSDGPVDLLDAFYYATVTLSTTGYGDITPVSDGARLTNILVITPLRVLFLIILVGTTLEVLTERTREEWRVTRWRSTLRDHTVVIGFGTKGRSAVQTVCATGLRKEQVVVVDPSSKAIDAATNEGYAGVIGDGTRSEVLKRAEVHRARQIIVATQRDDTAVLVSLTARQLNRSAKIVATVREEENAPLLRQSGADAVITSASAAGRLLGLSVLSPAAGMVMEDLIQQGSGLDIVERPVVRAEAGRAPRETDDLVVSVVRGHRVLGYDDPAVGTLQLTDRLITIVRVTPGTPVTPDTRPLPQD; the protein is encoded by the coding sequence GTGAAACTTCCGGGCCATGACGCCATCGCCCGCCAGGCGGACGAACATCTGGTGACCCATCGGGTGAAACTCCCGAGGAAAGTGGTGGAGCGTCCCATCCGCCAGGTCGTCAGACGGCTCCTCATGGCCCTGCTGGTGCTGCTGGCCACCGCGTTCGTCGTCTACGCCGACCACGACGGCTACCGCGACAGCTCCGACGGTCCCGTCGACCTCCTCGACGCGTTCTACTACGCCACCGTCACCCTCTCCACCACCGGATACGGCGACATCACCCCGGTCAGCGACGGCGCCCGGCTGACCAACATCCTCGTCATCACACCCCTGCGCGTGCTGTTCCTGATCATCCTGGTCGGCACCACGCTGGAGGTCCTCACCGAACGCACCCGGGAGGAATGGCGCGTGACCCGCTGGAGGTCCACCTTGCGTGACCACACCGTCGTCATCGGCTTCGGCACCAAGGGCCGGTCGGCCGTCCAGACCGTCTGCGCGACCGGCCTGCGCAAGGAGCAGGTCGTCGTGGTCGACCCCAGTTCCAAGGCCATCGACGCGGCGACGAACGAGGGCTACGCGGGCGTCATAGGCGACGGCACCCGGAGCGAGGTCCTCAAACGAGCCGAGGTGCACCGGGCCCGGCAGATCATCGTCGCCACGCAGCGCGACGACACCGCCGTCCTCGTCAGCCTGACGGCCCGGCAGCTCAACCGCAGCGCCAAGATCGTCGCCACCGTGCGCGAGGAGGAGAACGCGCCGCTGCTCCGGCAGTCCGGCGCCGACGCCGTCATCACCAGCGCCAGCGCCGCCGGCCGGCTCCTCGGCCTGTCCGTCCTCAGCCCCGCCGCCGGCATGGTCATGGAGGACCTCATCCAGCAGGGCAGCGGCCTGGACATCGTCGAACGTCCCGTCGTCCGCGCCGAGGCGGGCAGGGCGCCGCGCGAGACCGACGACCTGGTGGTGAGCGTCGTCCGCGGACACCGCGTGCTCGGCTACGACGATCCGGCCGTCGGCACCCTCCAGCTGACGGACCGGCTGATCACCATCGTCCGCGTGACCCCCGGCACCCCCGTCACCCCGGACACCCGCCCCCTGCCGCAGGACTGA
- a CDS encoding molybdopterin molybdotransferase MoeA codes for MTAPGTRAQAPADTDDLDVEEALALVRERKDDSAAGHTPAPRGDQGDEHQGDHRGGHRGDRHQATPWPRARDVAARAARSGPRRPPVSVTLGDALGLVLAAPLDALTDLPSFDTSAMDGWAVSGPAPWRVRDEGVLAGHAQPDPLTDGEAVRIATGARVPAETTAVLRSEHGRLDAKGRLHPTRDAGHGQDIRPRGQECRTGDQLLPVGTLVTPAVLGLAAAAGYDTLTAVPRPRVEVLVLGDELMTEGQPHDGLIRDALGPMLPPWLRAMGAEVTAVRRLGDDAKALLTAVTGSTADLVITTGGTAAGPVDHVHPTLERIGAELLVDGVKVRPGHPMLLARTKEDQHLVGLPGNPLAAVSGLLTLAEPLLRTLAAHPAPEPYTLPLKEAVHGHPYDTRLVPVVLRGDDAVPLHYNGPAMLRGIAAADALAVVPPGGARQGEETELLDLPWAAAGIGVCFT; via the coding sequence ATGACCGCCCCCGGAACCCGGGCCCAAGCGCCCGCGGACACCGACGACCTCGATGTCGAGGAGGCCCTCGCCCTCGTGCGGGAACGCAAGGACGACAGCGCCGCCGGGCACACCCCCGCCCCGCGCGGCGACCAAGGGGACGAGCACCAGGGCGATCACAGGGGCGGCCACCGGGGCGACCGCCACCAGGCCACCCCCTGGCCCCGGGCCCGGGACGTCGCCGCCCGCGCGGCCCGCTCAGGACCCCGCCGGCCCCCCGTCTCCGTCACGCTCGGCGACGCACTCGGCCTGGTCCTGGCCGCACCCCTCGACGCGCTCACCGACCTGCCCTCCTTCGACACCTCCGCGATGGACGGCTGGGCGGTCTCCGGACCGGCCCCCTGGCGAGTACGGGACGAGGGCGTCCTCGCCGGGCACGCGCAGCCCGACCCGCTCACCGACGGCGAGGCCGTGCGCATCGCCACCGGCGCCCGCGTCCCGGCCGAGACCACCGCCGTCCTGCGCAGCGAGCACGGCCGCCTCGACGCCAAGGGCCGTCTGCACCCCACCAGGGACGCAGGCCACGGCCAGGACATCCGCCCGCGCGGCCAGGAGTGCCGCACCGGCGACCAACTGCTGCCCGTCGGCACCCTCGTCACCCCCGCCGTCCTCGGCCTGGCCGCGGCCGCCGGATACGACACGCTCACCGCCGTACCCCGACCCCGCGTCGAGGTCCTGGTCCTGGGCGACGAACTGATGACCGAGGGACAGCCGCACGACGGGCTGATCCGGGACGCGCTCGGCCCGATGCTGCCGCCCTGGCTGCGCGCGATGGGCGCCGAGGTGACCGCCGTACGCCGGCTGGGCGATGACGCGAAAGCCCTGCTGACAGCCGTCACCGGTTCCACGGCCGATCTCGTCATCACCACCGGCGGAACCGCCGCCGGACCCGTCGACCACGTCCACCCCACCCTGGAACGCATCGGCGCCGAGCTGCTCGTCGACGGCGTGAAGGTGCGCCCCGGCCACCCCATGCTGCTGGCCCGCACCAAGGAGGACCAGCACCTGGTCGGCCTACCCGGCAACCCGCTCGCGGCCGTCTCCGGCCTGCTCACGCTCGCCGAGCCCCTGCTACGGACCCTTGCCGCCCACCCCGCCCCGGAGCCGTACACGCTGCCGCTCAAGGAGGCCGTGCACGGACACCCGTACGACACCCGGCTCGTCCCCGTGGTGCTGCGCGGCGACGACGCCGTTCCGCTGCACTACAACGGTCCGGCCATGCTGCGCGGAATCGCCGCCGCCGACGCGCTGGCCGTCGTACCCCCGGGCGGCGCCCGGCAGGGTGAGGAGACGGAGCTGCTGGACCTGCCGTGGGCGGCCGCCGGAATCGGGGTGTGTTTCACGTGA